From one Gossypium hirsutum isolate 1008001.06 chromosome D08, Gossypium_hirsutum_v2.1, whole genome shotgun sequence genomic stretch:
- the LOC107900672 gene encoding transmembrane protein 45B, whose translation MGSFKGHALPGTLFLMVGVWHIWSSVVRFVSNPKSFEVRVWNPVPGFNGKLKHLELYVVAFGAFIDLCIELLYSTHLKFFVDGVLNPSHLNDFEHSGMLLMFFLLGAIALLSEKTSFVTLPQGALCLIAAAAFTAEYLLFYFHSTTHKGLEGYYHLVLVLLIGLCILTTLAGALFPNSFPVDLCSGIAITLQGLWFYQTAFTLYGLMMPDGCRLKDNAIHCLPDNEVRGQLIANFQLFSLVLGVLIAVVGLYNFAASRYGNSDLRSMQSVQN comes from the exons ATGGGATCTTTCAAGGGTCATGCTTTGCCAGGGACACTGTTTCTGATGGTGGGTGTATGGCACATATGGAGTTCCGTGGTTCGGTTTGTGTCAAACCCCAAGTCTTTTGAGGTCAGAGTATGGAACCCAGTTCCTGGTTTTAATGGGAAGTTGAAGCACTTGGAGCTATATGTTGTAGCCTTTGGTGCTTTCATTGACCTGTGTATCGAGCTTTTGTATTCAACCCACCTCAAGTTTTTTGTGGATGGAGTCTTGAATCCATCACACTTGAACGATTTTGAGCATTCAGGGATGCTTCTCATGTTTTTCCTCTTAGGCGCTATCGCTTTGCTTTCAGAGAAAACGAG TTTTGTTACCTTACCACAAGGAGCCCTTTGTCTTATTGCGGCCGCAGCATTCACTGCAGAGTATCTGTTATTCTACTTTCACTCAACCACTCACAAGGGCCTTGAAGGATACTACCATCTTGTTCTTGTCCTTTTAATAGGACTCTGCATCTTGACCACGCTTGCTGGAGCTCTCTTCCCAAACAGCTTCCCGGTTGATTTGTGTAGTGGAATTGCTATAACTCTCCAAGGCCTCTGGTTCTACCAGACTGCTTTCACCCTCTATGGCCTCATGATGCCGGACGGTTGTCGACTCAAGGATAATGCAATACATTGCCTTCCGGATAATGAAGTTCGAGGCCAATTGATTGCCAACTTCCAGCTCTTTTCTCTGGTACTTGGTGTCCTCATCGCCGTTGTGGGATTATACAATTTCGCAGCTTCAAGATACGGGAATTCCGATCTTAGAAGCATGCAATCAGTTCAAAATTGA
- the LOC107900670 gene encoding zinc finger BED domain-containing protein DAYSLEEPER isoform X3 → MVKQMQEKFNKYWAEYSLILSCAASLDPRYKLNYVQYCFNTIYGIHASDFVETILSNLRLLFDEYVKKSKSTSSSLAGSSNVSNKNPVDSGLDEHNDNNADFGGYFDESDDYKRYLNESSTKSEKSQLDIYLEEPELELNSQIDVLDYWSKSSVRYNELSLLAHDLLAIPISIVASESTFSMGKKVITPLRSSLKPKRFKPLFSWMIGCELRDFQQKLVAKRTMRTMRTVFLQFLFKIHSF, encoded by the exons ATGGTTAAGCAAATGCAAGAGAAATTTAATAAGTACTGGGCTGAGTATTCGTTGATATTGTCATGTGCTGCAAGTTTAGATCCTCGTTACAAGTTGAATTATGTGCAGTATTGCTTTAATACAATCTATGGTATTCATGCTTCAGATTTTGTTGAGACCATTCTTAGCAATCTTAGACTCTTGTTTGATGAGTATGTTAAGAAATCCAAATCCACGTCTTCCTCTTTGGCTGGGAGTTCTAATGTTTCGAATAAAAATCCTGTTGATTCTGGTTTGGATGAACACAATGATAATAATGCTGATTTTGGGGGATATTTTGATGAGAGTGATGATTATAAACGGTATTTAAATGAATCTAGTACTAAGAGTGAAAAGTCACAGTTGGACATTTATTTGGAAGAACCGGAGCTTGAGTTGAATAGTCAAATAGATGTTTTAGATTATTGGAGCAAAAGTTCAGTTCGATACAATGAGCTTTCATTATTGGCTCATGATCTTTTGGCAATTCCAATATCGATTGTAGCTTCCGAATCGACTTTTAGCATGGGTAAGAAAGTTATCACACCTTTGAGGAGTTCACTTAAGCCAAAACGGTTCAAGCCATTGTTTTCTTGGATGATTGGATGCGAGCTAAGGGATTTTCAGCAG aaattggTTGCAAAAAGGACGATGAGGACGATGAGGACGGtgtttcttcagtttctttttaaGATACATTCtttctaa
- the LOC107900670 gene encoding zinc finger BED domain-containing protein DAYSLEEPER isoform X2, translated as MTMASSNTPIPVDDGFNEYESVAKRQKSTTSKVGDEMTKLECENKNELKAQCNHYFVETILSNLRLLFDEYVKKSKSTSSSLAGSSNVSNKNPVDSGLDEHNDNNADFGGYFDESDDYKRYLNESSTKSEKSQLDIYLEEPELELNSQIDVLDYWSKSSVRYNELSLLAHDLLAIPISIVASESTFSMGKKVITPLRSSLKPKRFKPLFSWMIGCELRDFQQKLVAKRTMRTMRTVFLQFLFKIHSF; from the exons ATGACTATGGCTAGTTCGAACACTCCTATACCTGTGGACGATGGGTTTAATGAGTATGAAAGTGTTGCCAAACGTCAAAAGTCTACCACTTCAAAGGTGGGGGATGAAATGACAAAGCTTGAATGCGAGAACAAAAATGAATTGAAGGCACAATGTAATCACT ATTTTGTTGAGACCATTCTTAGCAATCTTAGACTCTTGTTTGATGAGTATGTTAAGAAATCCAAATCCACGTCTTCCTCTTTGGCTGGGAGTTCTAATGTTTCGAATAAAAATCCTGTTGATTCTGGTTTGGATGAACACAATGATAATAATGCTGATTTTGGGGGATATTTTGATGAGAGTGATGATTATAAACGGTATTTAAATGAATCTAGTACTAAGAGTGAAAAGTCACAGTTGGACATTTATTTGGAAGAACCGGAGCTTGAGTTGAATAGTCAAATAGATGTTTTAGATTATTGGAGCAAAAGTTCAGTTCGATACAATGAGCTTTCATTATTGGCTCATGATCTTTTGGCAATTCCAATATCGATTGTAGCTTCCGAATCGACTTTTAGCATGGGTAAGAAAGTTATCACACCTTTGAGGAGTTCACTTAAGCCAAAACGGTTCAAGCCATTGTTTTCTTGGATGATTGGATGCGAGCTAAGGGATTTTCAGCAG aaattggTTGCAAAAAGGACGATGAGGACGATGAGGACGGtgtttcttcagtttctttttaaGATACATTCtttctaa
- the LOC107900670 gene encoding zinc finger BED domain-containing protein DAYSLEEPER isoform X1 gives MLESFLYYKDVLDYWGQRDKDYQMFALSNEEWRNVVILCKFLKVFYDVTCVFSSSNYPTANLYFRGVWKVHKLLIDIVKGPCSFLTPMVKQMQEKFNKYWAEYSLILSCAASLDPRYKLNYVQYCFNTIYGIHASDFVETILSNLRLLFDEYVKKSKSTSSSLAGSSNVSNKNPVDSGLDEHNDNNADFGGYFDESDDYKRYLNESSTKSEKSQLDIYLEEPELELNSQIDVLDYWSKSSVRYNELSLLAHDLLAIPISIVASESTFSMGKKVITPLRSSLKPKRFKPLFSWMIGCELRDFQQKLVAKRTMRTMRTVFLQFLFKIHSF, from the exons ATGCTTGAATCTTTTCTTTACTATAAAGATGTGCTAGATTATTGGGGCCAACGAGATAAAGATTATCAAATGTTTGCACTTTCTAACGAGGAGTGGAGAAATGTTGTTATTCTTTGCAAATTTTTGAAAGTATTTTATGATGTGACTTGTGTTTTTTCTAGTTCTAATTATCCAACGGCTAATCTTTATTTTAGAGGGGTTTGGAAGGTTCACAAGCTCTTGATTGATATAGTTAAAGGCCCTTGTTCGTTTTTAACTCCAATGGTTAAGCAAATGCAAGAGAAATTTAATAAGTACTGGGCTGAGTATTCGTTGATATTGTCATGTGCTGCAAGTTTAGATCCTCGTTACAAGTTGAATTATGTGCAGTATTGCTTTAATACAATCTATGGTATTCATGCTTCAGATTTTGTTGAGACCATTCTTAGCAATCTTAGACTCTTGTTTGATGAGTATGTTAAGAAATCCAAATCCACGTCTTCCTCTTTGGCTGGGAGTTCTAATGTTTCGAATAAAAATCCTGTTGATTCTGGTTTGGATGAACACAATGATAATAATGCTGATTTTGGGGGATATTTTGATGAGAGTGATGATTATAAACGGTATTTAAATGAATCTAGTACTAAGAGTGAAAAGTCACAGTTGGACATTTATTTGGAAGAACCGGAGCTTGAGTTGAATAGTCAAATAGATGTTTTAGATTATTGGAGCAAAAGTTCAGTTCGATACAATGAGCTTTCATTATTGGCTCATGATCTTTTGGCAATTCCAATATCGATTGTAGCTTCCGAATCGACTTTTAGCATGGGTAAGAAAGTTATCACACCTTTGAGGAGTTCACTTAAGCCAAAACGGTTCAAGCCATTGTTTTCTTGGATGATTGGATGCGAGCTAAGGGATTTTCAGCAG aaattggTTGCAAAAAGGACGATGAGGACGATGAGGACGGtgtttcttcagtttctttttaaGATACATTCtttctaa